A genomic region of Arvicola amphibius chromosome X, mArvAmp1.2, whole genome shotgun sequence contains the following coding sequences:
- the Asb12 gene encoding ankyrin repeat and SOCS box protein 12 gives MSLMDIAKIFSLLQPEKEEEDTDTGEKQALNQAVYDNDSCTLDHLLQQERYKRFINSRSGWGIPGTPLRLAASYGHLNCVKVLLEHGADVDSLDVKAQTPLFTAVSHGHLECVRVLLEAGACPSGSIYNNCSPVLTASRDGAVAILQELLGHGAEANVKAKLPVWASNIASCSGPLYLAAVYGHLDCFRLLLLYGADPDYNCTDQSLLGRVPQPRTLLEICLHHNCDPEYIQLLIDFGANVYLPSLPLDQTSQDDKGIKLLLQARATPRSLLSQARLVICRALVQAKQPQAIDQLDVPAVLISYLKHQ, from the exons ATGAGCCTCATGGACATCGCCAAGATCTTCTCTCTTCTGCAGcctgaaaaggaggaggaggacactgACACTGGAGAGAAACAAGCTCTCAATCAAGCTGTATATGACAATGACTCCTGTACCCTGGACCACCTTCTACAGCAGGAGCGCTATAAACGGTTCATCAATAGCAGGAGTGGCTGGGGAATACCTGGAACACCCTTGCGCTTGGCAGCTTCTTATGGCCACTTGAACTGTGTGAAGGTCCTACTGGAACATGGTGCTGATGTAGATAGCTTGGATGTCAAAGCACAAACACCACTTTTCACCGCTGTTAGTCATGGTCATCTGGAATGTGTGCGCGTGCTTCTAGAAGCTGGCGCCTGTCCTAGTGGTAGCATCTACAACAATTGCTCTCCTGTTCTCACCGCCTCACGTGACGGTGCTGTTGCCATTTTACAGGAGCTCCTAGGGCATGGTGCAGAGGCCAATGTCAAAGCTAAATTACCAGTGTGGGCCTCAAACATAGCTTCATGCTCTGGTCCCCTGTATTTGGCTGCAGTCTATGGGCATCTTGACTGTTTCCGCCTGCTTTTACTCTATGGGGCAGATCCTGATTACAACTGCACTGACCAGAGTCTCTTAGGTCGTGTTCCACAGCCTCGCACACTTCTTGAAATATGCCTTCATCATAATTGTGATCCAGAGTACATTCAGCTTTTAATAGATTTTGGAGCTAACGTCTACCTTCCATCTCTCCCATTGGACCAGACCTCACAAGATGATAAAGGCATCAAATTGCTGCTGCAAGCCCGAG CCACCCCGCGGTCACTCCTGTCTCAGGCCCGTTTAGTTATCTGCAGAGCCCTGGTCCAGGCCAAACAGCCACAAGCCATCGATCAGCTGGATGTTCCCGCTGTGTTGATTAGCTACCTCAAACACCAATGA